One window of Acipenser ruthenus chromosome 17, fAciRut3.2 maternal haplotype, whole genome shotgun sequence genomic DNA carries:
- the lrrc59 gene encoding leucine-rich repeat-containing protein 59 yields MSKTNGKAVNLKDKLDGNELDLSLCNLTEVPVKELATLTKATVLDLSCNNLTVLPSEFCGLTHLMKLDLSKNQLVQLPPELGRLVSLQHLDLYNNKLCSLPVSLAQLKNLKWLDLKDNPLEPSLAKVAGDCLDEKQCKECAARVLQHMRTIQSDQDREKQRRLLAEREREKKRELEQRLLEAREREARKREKAEEKERKRREYESQKAARIHQQESEEKTEREEQRHASATSSAPKAKVSVIGALLKLLLFLLVGVVGAVAVCQWTELRREPVCRSLNTLYEEAVSMLQEQEVVSRLLQKLSPQQQQQQP; encoded by the exons ATGAGCAAAACAAATGGCAAGGCAGTGAATTTGAAGGACAAGCTGGACGGCAACGAGTTGGACCTGAGTTTGTGTAACCTGACGGAGGTGCCTGTAAAAGAACTG GCTACTCTTACGAAGGCTACTGTGCTGGATCTTTCCTGTAATAACCTCACAGTTCTTCCA TCTGAGTTCTGTGGCCTCACTCACTTGATGAAACTGGACCTCAGTAAAAACCAGCTGGTGCAGCTGCCCCCTGAACTGGGACGTCTCGTCTCCCTGCAGCACCTCGACCTCTACAACAACAAGCTCTGCAGCCTGCCCGTCAGCCTGGCACAGCTCAAG aaTCTGAAGTGGCTCGACTTGAAGGATAACCCCCTGGAGCCGTCCCTGGCCAAGGTGGCAGGAGACTGCCTGGACGAGAAGCAGTGCAAGGAGTGTGCAGCCCGG GTTTTACAACACATGAGAACCATTCAATCAGACCAGGACCGTGAAAAACAGCGCCGCCTGCTGGCAGAGAGAG AGCGGGAGAAGAAGCGCGAGCTGGAGCAGAGGCTGCTAGAGGCGAGGGAGAGAGAGGCCCGCAAGCGAGAGAAGGCCgaggagaaggagaggaagaggagggagtACGAGTCACAGAAAGCAGCGCGGATCCACCAGCAGGAGAGTGAGGAGAAGACAGAGCGTGAGGAGCAAC GACATGCCTCAGCCACAAGCTCCGCCCCCAAAGCGAAGGTTTCTGTGATTGGTGCTCTGCTGAAGCTGCTGCTCTTCCTATTGGTGGGTGTGGTGGGCGCGGTGGCGGTGTGTCAGTGGACAGAGCTGCGGAGGGAGCCTGTCTGTCGGTCTCTCAACACTCTGTACGAGGAGGCTGTGAGCATGCTGCAGGAGCAGGAGGTGGTGAGCAGGCTCCTACAGAAACTCTCCccgcagcagcagcaacagcagccctga